The Trinickia acidisoli genome includes a window with the following:
- a CDS encoding inorganic phosphate transporter produces MQSIQVAIWVLVTLIAVALLFDFMNGFHDAANSIATVVSTGVLKPQQAVAFAAACNVIAYFIFHLKVAQMVGKGTIDPKIVDHYVIFGALAGAIVWNILTWRFGIPASSSHALIGGLVGAALAKSGWWALNIDGIMKTVAFIFISPLLGFVLGSFFMTAVSWIYFRTPPSKVDRRFRRLQLISAGLYSLGHGGNDAQKTIGIIWMLLIATGFASATASAPPVWVIGACYLSMGFGTLFGGWRIVRTMGQKITKLKPVGGFCAEAGGAITLFVASSLGVPVSTTHTITGAIVGVGATRKLSAVRWGVAGSIVWAWILTIPASALLSAAAWWLAHRFL; encoded by the coding sequence ATGCAATCGATCCAAGTCGCCATTTGGGTGCTCGTGACGCTGATCGCCGTCGCACTCCTCTTCGATTTCATGAACGGCTTTCACGACGCCGCGAACTCGATCGCGACCGTCGTCTCGACGGGTGTCCTCAAGCCGCAGCAGGCCGTCGCGTTTGCGGCCGCCTGCAATGTCATCGCCTATTTCATCTTTCACCTGAAGGTCGCGCAGATGGTCGGCAAGGGCACGATCGACCCGAAGATCGTCGACCATTACGTCATCTTCGGCGCGCTGGCCGGTGCGATCGTCTGGAACATCCTGACCTGGCGCTTCGGCATTCCGGCCAGTTCCTCGCATGCGCTAATCGGCGGGCTCGTCGGTGCGGCGCTCGCGAAGTCGGGCTGGTGGGCGTTGAACATCGACGGCATCATGAAGACGGTCGCGTTCATCTTCATCTCGCCGCTGCTCGGCTTCGTGCTGGGGTCGTTCTTCATGACGGCCGTGTCGTGGATCTACTTTCGAACGCCGCCAAGCAAGGTCGATCGCCGTTTCCGGCGTCTGCAGCTCATTTCGGCCGGCTTGTATAGCCTCGGGCACGGCGGCAACGATGCGCAGAAAACCATCGGCATCATCTGGATGCTGCTGATCGCCACCGGTTTTGCCTCGGCTACGGCTTCCGCGCCGCCGGTCTGGGTCATCGGCGCCTGCTATCTGTCGATGGGGTTCGGTACGCTCTTCGGCGGCTGGCGCATCGTGCGCACGATGGGGCAAAAGATCACGAAGCTCAAGCCTGTCGGTGGCTTTTGCGCCGAGGCGGGCGGCGCCATTACGCTGTTCGTGGCATCGTCGTTGGGCGTGCCCGTCTCGACAACCCACACGATCACGGGTGCGATCGTCGGCGTGGGTGCGACGCGCAAGCTGTCGGCCGTGCGCTGGGGCGTGGCCGGCAGCATCGTGTGGGCGTGGATATTGACGATTCCGGCCTCGGCGCTGCTCTCGGCGGCCGCCTGGTGGCTCGCGCATCGGTTTCTTTGA
- a CDS encoding DUF47 domain-containing protein, with product MFGRFMPTEGKFFEMFNEHAKCIVSASEELERLVDNLSDAEVHKQRVQANEKAADKLTHETIDLLHKTFITPLDRDEIHKLITTMDDILDLMEDVATAVSLYDVQAMTSEASQLAHICTQTAKHVQRAVNMLSDMSQARQILAACEDIDRLESEADRVLRAAMSKLFREEDDVKTLIKLKAVYELLESITDKCEDVANIIEGIVLENA from the coding sequence ATGTTCGGTCGCTTCATGCCCACCGAGGGCAAGTTCTTTGAAATGTTCAACGAGCACGCAAAGTGCATCGTCTCCGCGAGTGAGGAGCTTGAACGCCTCGTCGACAACCTCAGCGATGCCGAAGTGCACAAGCAGCGTGTGCAGGCCAACGAGAAAGCCGCGGATAAGCTGACGCACGAAACGATCGATCTGCTGCACAAGACGTTCATCACGCCGCTCGATCGCGACGAGATCCACAAGCTGATCACGACGATGGACGACATCCTCGATCTGATGGAGGACGTCGCGACGGCCGTCTCGCTCTACGACGTGCAGGCGATGACATCGGAAGCGAGCCAGCTCGCGCACATTTGCACGCAGACGGCCAAACATGTGCAAAGGGCCGTCAACATGCTGTCGGACATGAGCCAAGCGCGCCAGATCCTGGCGGCTTGCGAAGACATCGACCGCCTGGAATCGGAAGCCGATCGCGTGCTGCGCGCCGCCATGTCGAAGCTGTTCCGCGAAGAGGACGACGTCAAGACGCTGATCAAGCTCAAAGCCGTCTACGAGCTGCTCGAATCGATCACGGACAAGTGCGAGGATGTCGCGAACATCATCGAAGGCATCGTGTTGGAAAACGCTTAA
- a CDS encoding replicative DNA helicase, with translation MNALSNDPQLESLKVPPHSIEAEQSVLGGLLLDNAAWDRIADFLSQGDFYRYDHRIIYDHIGRLIASTRPADVVTVYEALTTSGKAEEVGGLAYLNALAQNTPSAANIRRYAEIVRDRAVLRRLVSVADEISADAFNPQGKEVRQLLDEAESKVFSIAEDGARGTQGFLEVGPLLTQVVERIDTLYHTANPSDVTGTPTGFVDLDRMTSGMHGGELIIVAGRPSMGKTALSMNIGEYVAVEYGLPVAVFSMEMPGTQLVMRMLGSVGRLDQHRMRTGRLTDEDWPKLTHAVQKMSEAQLFIDETGGLNPMELRSRARRLARQCGKLGLIIVDYLQLMSGSSQGENRATEISEISRSLKGLAKELDVPVIALSQLNRGLEQRPNKRPVMSDLRESGAIEQDADVILFIYRDEVYNPDSPDKGTAEIIIGKQRNGPIGPVRLTFMGQYTKFDNFAGPQSFHGGE, from the coding sequence ATGAACGCACTGTCGAACGATCCGCAACTCGAATCGCTGAAAGTCCCGCCGCATTCGATCGAGGCCGAGCAATCGGTGCTCGGCGGCTTGCTGCTCGATAACGCCGCCTGGGATCGCATCGCCGATTTCCTGTCGCAGGGCGACTTCTACCGGTACGACCACCGCATTATTTACGATCACATCGGGCGGCTCATCGCGTCGACGCGGCCGGCCGACGTCGTGACGGTGTACGAAGCGCTGACCACGTCGGGCAAGGCGGAGGAGGTCGGGGGGCTCGCTTATCTGAACGCGCTCGCGCAAAACACGCCGAGCGCCGCGAATATCCGGCGCTATGCCGAGATCGTTCGTGACCGCGCCGTGTTGCGCCGGCTCGTTTCGGTCGCCGACGAGATCTCTGCCGATGCCTTCAACCCGCAGGGCAAGGAGGTGCGGCAACTGCTCGACGAGGCCGAATCGAAAGTATTTTCGATCGCCGAAGACGGCGCGCGCGGCACGCAAGGCTTCCTGGAAGTCGGCCCGCTGCTGACGCAGGTCGTCGAGCGCATCGACACGCTCTATCACACGGCCAATCCGAGCGACGTGACGGGCACGCCGACGGGCTTCGTCGATCTCGATCGGATGACCTCGGGCATGCACGGGGGCGAGTTGATCATCGTCGCCGGACGGCCGTCGATGGGCAAAACGGCCCTTTCCATGAACATCGGCGAATACGTCGCCGTGGAGTACGGGCTGCCGGTCGCCGTGTTTTCGATGGAAATGCCGGGTACGCAGCTCGTCATGCGGATGCTCGGCTCCGTCGGCCGGCTCGATCAGCATCGCATGCGCACGGGGCGCCTGACCGACGAAGATTGGCCCAAGCTCACGCATGCCGTGCAGAAAATGAGCGAAGCGCAGTTGTTCATCGACGAGACGGGCGGCCTGAACCCCATGGAGCTGCGCTCGCGGGCGCGACGCTTGGCGCGTCAATGCGGCAAGCTTGGGCTCATCATCGTCGATTACCTGCAACTGATGTCGGGCTCGTCGCAGGGCGAAAACCGTGCTACGGAAATTTCGGAAATTTCTCGATCGCTCAAGGGCCTCGCGAAGGAGCTCGACGTGCCGGTCATCGCGCTGTCGCAGCTCAATCGCGGCCTCGAACAGCGGCCGAACAAGCGGCCCGTGATGTCCGATCTGCGCGAGTCGGGTGCTATCGAACAGGACGCGGACGTCATTCTCTTCATTTACCGCGACGAAGTGTACAACCCCGACAGCCCTGACAAAGGCACGGCGGAGATCATCATCGGCAAGCAGCGTAATGGTCCGATCGGTCCCGTTCGGCTCACGTTCATGGGGCAATACACGAAGTTCGACAACTTCGCCGGGCCGCAGTCGTTCCACGGCGGCGAGTAG
- the rplI gene encoding 50S ribosomal protein L9 — translation MQIILLEKVVNVGNLGDVVKVKDGYARNFLIPQKLARRATKATIAEFEVRRAELEKTAAEKLASAQAQGEKMSGLTVQIAQKAGVDGRLFGSVTNADIAAALTKQGFAAEKAQVRMPQGPLKTVGDHPVQVSLHTDVLVDVTVSVLGEHA, via the coding sequence ATGCAAATCATTCTTTTGGAAAAAGTCGTCAACGTGGGCAACCTCGGCGACGTGGTCAAGGTCAAGGACGGCTATGCCCGTAACTTCCTGATCCCGCAAAAGCTGGCACGTCGTGCAACGAAGGCAACGATCGCCGAATTCGAAGTGCGTCGCGCCGAGCTCGAAAAGACCGCGGCCGAGAAGCTCGCTAGCGCGCAAGCGCAGGGCGAGAAGATGTCGGGCCTCACGGTCCAGATCGCACAGAAGGCCGGCGTCGACGGCCGCCTGTTCGGTTCGGTCACGAACGCCGACATCGCCGCAGCGCTGACGAAGCAAGGCTTCGCGGCGGAAAAGGCGCAAGTGCGCATGCCGCAAGGGCCGCTGAAGACGGTGGGCGACCACCCCGTGCAAGTTTCGCTGCACACCGACGTCCTGGTGGACGTGACGGTGTCGGTGCTCGGCGAGCACGCGTAA
- the rpsR gene encoding 30S ribosomal protein S18 yields the protein MPRPTGKKFDKRRQQQNPLFKRKKFCRFTAANVDHIDYKDLDTLKDFIGENGKITPARLTGTKSHYQRQLDTAIKRARFLALLPYTDLHKA from the coding sequence ATGCCCCGCCCGACTGGTAAGAAATTCGACAAGCGCCGTCAGCAACAAAACCCGCTTTTCAAGCGCAAGAAGTTTTGCCGCTTCACGGCAGCCAACGTCGATCATATCGACTACAAGGATCTCGATACGCTGAAGGACTTCATCGGCGAAAACGGCAAGATCACGCCGGCTCGTCTGACCGGTACGAAGTCGCACTATCAACGTCAGCTCGATACGGCGATCAAGCGTGCGCGTTTCCTCGCGCTCTTGCCGTACACCGACCTGCACAAGGCCTGA
- the priB gene encoding primosomal replication protein N, translated as MNRLQLTASVIEREPLRYTPAGVPIASCTLRHRGEVVEAGIARQIELTMPALAAGVASGRLETCEMGVETLFTGFLAKKSRNARTLVFHITELQDIGKD; from the coding sequence GTGAATAGGCTGCAACTCACGGCCAGCGTGATCGAGCGCGAGCCGCTGCGCTATACGCCGGCGGGCGTGCCGATCGCGAGTTGTACGCTGCGGCACCGCGGGGAAGTCGTCGAAGCCGGCATCGCCCGGCAAATCGAATTGACGATGCCCGCGCTGGCGGCAGGCGTCGCGAGCGGGAGGCTCGAAACGTGTGAGATGGGCGTAGAGACGCTCTTCACCGGCTTCCTGGCGAAGAAAAGCCGCAATGCGAGAACCTTGGTGTTTCACATCACAGAATTGCAGGACATTGGAAAGGACTGA
- the rpsF gene encoding 30S ribosomal protein S6 translates to MRHYEIVFVVHPDQSEQVPAMIERYKSTITAHGGSIHRIEDWGRRQLAYMIEKLAKAHYVCMNIECDQATLEELEHAFKFNDAVLRHLIVKMKKAETAPSPMMKEVQREEAKKAAASSQPSEAQA, encoded by the coding sequence ATGCGTCATTACGAAATCGTCTTTGTCGTACACCCCGATCAAAGCGAGCAAGTGCCCGCCATGATCGAGCGGTACAAATCCACGATTACCGCGCACGGTGGCAGCATCCACCGTATCGAAGACTGGGGCCGTCGCCAACTGGCCTACATGATCGAGAAACTCGCGAAGGCTCACTACGTCTGCATGAACATCGAATGCGACCAAGCTACGCTCGAAGAACTCGAGCACGCATTCAAGTTCAACGACGCCGTGCTGCGTCACCTGATCGTCAAGATGAAGAAGGCCGAAACGGCCCCGTCGCCGATGATGAAGGAAGTGCAGCGCGAAGAAGCCAAGAAGGCGGCTGCCTCGTCGCAACCGTCCGAAGCGCAGGCTTAA
- a CDS encoding LysR family transcriptional regulator, whose amino-acid sequence MDRFKQIETFVRVAEAGSLASAALEEGVSPVILGRRIDALEKRLGVKLMYRSTRRLVVSEAGAAFLERCKGLLADWDQAENELAAGRRAVSGHLIVSAPAAFGRKHVAPLAPAFLTDKPGLQMSFNLTDRVVDLVREGYDLSIRIGGAVDPNFVAVKLATNRRVVCGTPAYFARHGRPRSLEDLLGHNCLAFNLQGGQNRGWYFQRGGKRVTMRVAGSLDCNDGELLHRWATEGLGLGWRSTWEIAEQLARGELETVLDEFALPEYDILAVYPQQRYVPAKVRYFIDYLKEVYARPAYWGAVDADQPAED is encoded by the coding sequence ATGGACCGTTTCAAGCAGATCGAAACATTCGTACGTGTGGCCGAGGCGGGCAGCTTGGCGTCAGCGGCGTTGGAGGAGGGTGTCTCGCCCGTCATTCTCGGTCGTCGGATCGACGCGCTCGAGAAACGGCTCGGCGTGAAGCTGATGTACCGTTCGACGCGGCGGCTCGTCGTCAGCGAGGCCGGCGCCGCATTTCTCGAACGCTGCAAGGGGCTGCTCGCCGATTGGGACCAGGCGGAGAACGAGCTGGCCGCGGGGCGGCGCGCCGTCAGCGGGCATCTGATCGTGTCGGCCCCGGCCGCCTTCGGCCGCAAGCACGTCGCGCCCCTCGCGCCGGCATTCCTCACCGACAAGCCGGGGTTGCAGATGTCGTTCAACCTGACCGATCGCGTCGTCGACCTGGTCCGCGAGGGTTACGATTTGTCGATTCGCATCGGCGGGGCGGTGGATCCGAATTTCGTCGCCGTGAAGCTTGCGACGAATCGCCGCGTCGTCTGCGGCACGCCCGCCTATTTTGCGCGGCACGGCCGCCCGCGCTCGCTCGAAGATTTGCTCGGTCACAATTGCCTCGCCTTCAATCTGCAAGGCGGCCAGAACCGCGGCTGGTACTTCCAGCGCGGCGGCAAGCGCGTCACGATGCGCGTGGCCGGCTCGCTCGACTGCAACGACGGCGAGTTGTTGCACCGCTGGGCTACCGAAGGGCTCGGACTCGGCTGGCGCTCGACGTGGGAGATTGCCGAGCAGCTCGCGCGCGGCGAGCTCGAGACCGTCCTCGACGAGTTTGCGCTGCCCGAGTACGACATCCTGGCCGTCTACCCGCAGCAGCGCTATGTGCCGGCCAAAGTGAGGTATTTCATCGACTACCTGAAGGAAGTCTACGCACGGCCCGCATATTGGGGCGCGGTCGACGCCGATCAGCCGGCGGAGGATTAA
- the gcl gene encoding glyoxylate carboligase has protein sequence MPKMRAVDAAVLVLEREGIDTAFGVPGAAINPLYSALRVAGGISHVLARHVEGASHMAEGYTRAVPGNIGVCIGTSGPAGTDMITGLYSAWADSIPILAITGQAPRARLYKEDFQAVDIESIAKPVTKWAVTVREPALVPRVFQQAFHLMRSGRPGPVLIDLPIDVQMAEIEFDIDTYEPLPVYKPKATRKQIEAALEMLNAAERPLIVSGGGVLNANAEALLVQFAETVGVPVVPTLMSWGAIADDHPLMAGMVGLQTSHRYGNATMLESDFVLGIGNRWANRHTGSIEVYTKGRKFVHVDIEPTQIGRVFGPDLGIVSDAKAALELFVEVASEWKTAGKLADRSAWAESCRARKRTMQRKTHFDEVPVKPQRVYEEMNKVFGRDTCYVSTIGLSQIAAAQFLHVYKARNWINCGQAGPLGWTIPAALGVRAADPSRPIVALSGDYDFQFMIEELAAGAQFKLPYVHVVVNNSYLGLIRQAQRGFDMDYCVQLAFDNVNAPELNGYGVDHVAVAEGLGCKALRVFEPSEIAPALQKAQALAAEFSVPVVVEVILERVTNIAMGNDINAINEFEPLADSRNDAPTAISLLD, from the coding sequence ATGCCGAAAATGAGAGCAGTCGACGCCGCAGTGCTCGTGCTTGAGAGGGAGGGCATCGACACGGCGTTCGGGGTGCCCGGCGCCGCCATCAACCCGCTCTACTCCGCGCTGCGCGTTGCGGGCGGAATCAGCCACGTGCTGGCCCGTCACGTCGAAGGCGCTTCGCACATGGCCGAGGGCTACACGCGCGCCGTACCCGGCAATATCGGCGTGTGCATCGGCACATCAGGCCCCGCCGGCACCGATATGATTACCGGACTTTACTCGGCTTGGGCCGACTCGATTCCTATTCTCGCTATCACGGGGCAAGCACCTCGCGCCCGGCTCTACAAGGAAGACTTCCAAGCCGTCGACATCGAGTCGATCGCCAAGCCGGTCACGAAGTGGGCCGTCACCGTGCGTGAACCGGCGCTCGTGCCGCGCGTGTTCCAGCAAGCCTTCCATTTGATGCGCTCGGGCCGGCCCGGCCCCGTGCTGATCGATTTGCCGATCGACGTCCAGATGGCGGAGATCGAGTTCGACATCGACACGTACGAGCCGCTGCCCGTCTACAAGCCGAAGGCAACGCGCAAGCAGATCGAAGCCGCGCTTGAAATGCTCAATGCGGCCGAGCGCCCGCTCATCGTCTCGGGCGGCGGCGTTCTGAACGCCAACGCCGAAGCGCTGCTCGTGCAATTCGCCGAAACGGTCGGTGTGCCTGTCGTGCCGACGCTGATGTCGTGGGGCGCGATCGCCGACGATCACCCGCTGATGGCCGGCATGGTCGGCCTGCAGACGTCGCATCGCTACGGCAACGCGACGATGCTCGAATCGGACTTCGTGCTCGGCATCGGCAACCGCTGGGCCAACCGGCACACGGGCAGCATCGAGGTCTACACGAAGGGACGCAAGTTCGTGCACGTCGACATCGAGCCGACGCAAATCGGCCGTGTGTTCGGGCCCGATCTCGGGATCGTGTCCGACGCGAAGGCGGCGCTCGAACTGTTCGTCGAGGTGGCGAGCGAATGGAAAACGGCCGGCAAGCTCGCAGACCGCTCGGCTTGGGCCGAATCCTGCCGCGCACGCAAGCGCACGATGCAGCGCAAGACGCACTTCGACGAAGTGCCGGTCAAGCCGCAGCGCGTTTATGAAGAGATGAACAAGGTGTTCGGCCGCGATACGTGCTACGTCAGCACGATCGGGCTGTCGCAGATCGCCGCCGCGCAGTTCCTGCATGTCTACAAGGCGCGCAACTGGATCAATTGCGGGCAAGCCGGCCCGCTCGGCTGGACGATTCCGGCCGCGCTCGGCGTGCGCGCCGCCGATCCGAGCCGTCCGATCGTCGCGCTCTCCGGCGACTACGACTTCCAGTTCATGATCGAAGAGCTGGCCGCCGGCGCGCAGTTCAAGCTGCCGTACGTGCACGTCGTCGTCAACAACTCGTACCTCGGGCTGATCCGCCAGGCCCAGCGCGGGTTCGACATGGACTACTGCGTGCAGCTCGCGTTCGACAACGTCAACGCGCCGGAGCTGAACGGCTATGGCGTCGACCACGTAGCCGTGGCCGAGGGCCTCGGCTGTAAAGCGCTGCGTGTGTTCGAACCGAGCGAGATCGCACCCGCCCTGCAAAAGGCGCAAGCGTTGGCCGCCGAGTTCAGCGTGCCCGTCGTGGTCGAAGTGATTCTCGAGCGCGTGACGAACATCGCAATGGGCAACGACATCAACGCCATCAACGAGTTCGAGCCGCTTGCCGATTCGCGCAACGACGCACCGACCGCGATCTCGCTGCTCGACTGA
- the hyi gene encoding hydroxypyruvate isomerase — protein sequence MPKFAANLTMLFNEVPFLERFEAAARAGFNAVEFLFPYPYTPAELAERLETNRLRLVLHNLPAGNWEAGERGIACLPDRIAEFRDGVGRAIEYAKALRVPQLNCLVGIPSGDVTPERARSTIVENLRFAAAALEKEGIKLLVEPCNSYDIPGFALNRSSEALEVIRDVASSNLYLQYDIYHMQRMEGELAATLQKHLPRIAHIQLADNPGRHEPGTGEINYAFLFDWLDRLGYSGYIGCEYKPRTTTLEGLSWVREIAGPHSTR from the coding sequence ATGCCGAAATTCGCAGCCAACCTGACCATGCTGTTCAACGAAGTGCCGTTTCTCGAGCGTTTCGAGGCAGCGGCACGCGCGGGCTTCAATGCCGTCGAATTCCTGTTTCCCTACCCGTACACGCCCGCCGAGCTGGCCGAACGGCTCGAGACGAATCGGTTGCGTCTCGTGCTGCACAACCTGCCTGCCGGCAATTGGGAAGCGGGCGAGCGCGGTATCGCGTGCCTGCCCGATCGCATCGCCGAGTTCCGCGATGGTGTCGGCCGCGCGATCGAATATGCGAAAGCGTTGCGCGTACCGCAACTCAACTGCCTCGTCGGCATCCCGAGCGGGGACGTCACGCCCGAACGCGCGCGCTCGACGATCGTCGAGAACCTGCGCTTCGCGGCCGCCGCACTCGAAAAGGAAGGCATCAAGCTGCTCGTCGAGCCGTGCAATTCGTACGACATCCCGGGCTTCGCATTGAATCGATCGAGCGAGGCACTCGAGGTCATTCGCGACGTCGCATCGAGCAATCTCTATCTGCAGTACGACATCTATCACATGCAGCGGATGGAGGGCGAGCTTGCCGCGACGCTGCAAAAGCATTTGCCGCGCATCGCGCACATCCAACTGGCCGATAACCCGGGCCGGCACGAGCCGGGCACCGGCGAAATCAACTACGCCTTCTTGTTCGACTGGCTCGATCGGCTCGGCTACAGCGGCTACATCGGCTGCGAGTACAAGCCGCGCACGACGACGCTCGAAGGCCTCTCGTGGGTCCGCGAGATCGCCGGGCCGCACAGCACGCGCTGA
- a CDS encoding 2-hydroxy-3-oxopropionate reductase translates to MAKIGFIGLGIMGAHMARNLLKGGHSLSVTGSYPVPDDLRKQAHVVADSTAVARESDIVIVMVPDTPDVANVLFADDGVAKGLSAGKLVIDMSSISPLDTQDFAKRINALGCDYLDAPVSGGEVGAREATLSIMVGGPEQAFERAKPLLDLMGKNITLVGDNGAGQTCKVANQIIVALNIEAVAEALLFAARSGADPERVRRALMGGFASSRILEVHGERMTKRTFKPGFRIDLHRKDLNLALDGARKLGIALPHTASAQQLFSVCAAHDGGSWDHSALLRALEIMSGFEIAEAPAEKGAAAVAG, encoded by the coding sequence ATGGCAAAGATCGGTTTCATCGGACTCGGCATCATGGGCGCGCACATGGCGCGCAATCTGCTCAAGGGCGGACACTCGCTTTCCGTCACCGGCTCCTATCCGGTACCCGACGATCTGCGCAAACAGGCGCACGTCGTGGCCGACTCCACGGCCGTCGCACGTGAATCGGACATCGTGATCGTGATGGTGCCCGACACGCCCGACGTCGCGAACGTCCTGTTCGCCGACGACGGTGTGGCGAAAGGCCTTTCGGCCGGCAAGCTCGTGATCGACATGAGCTCGATCTCGCCGCTCGACACGCAGGATTTCGCCAAGCGCATCAACGCGCTCGGCTGCGACTACCTCGATGCGCCCGTCTCGGGCGGCGAAGTCGGCGCCCGCGAAGCGACGCTTTCGATCATGGTCGGCGGCCCCGAGCAAGCGTTCGAGCGTGCGAAGCCGCTGCTCGATCTGATGGGCAAGAACATCACGCTCGTCGGCGACAACGGCGCTGGACAGACCTGCAAGGTCGCCAACCAGATCATCGTCGCGCTGAACATCGAGGCCGTCGCCGAAGCGCTGCTGTTCGCGGCGCGCTCGGGCGCCGATCCCGAGCGCGTGCGCCGTGCGCTGATGGGTGGTTTCGCATCGTCGCGCATTCTCGAAGTGCACGGTGAACGCATGACGAAGCGCACGTTCAAGCCCGGTTTCCGGATCGACCTGCACCGCAAGGATCTGAACCTGGCACTCGACGGCGCGCGCAAGCTCGGCATTGCACTGCCCCACACCGCCAGCGCGCAGCAACTGTTCAGCGTCTGCGCGGCACACGACGGCGGTAGCTGGGATCACTCGGCGCTGTTGCGCGCGCTCGAAATCATGTCCGGTTTCGAGATTGCCGAAGCGCCTGCTGAAAAAGGCGCTGCGGCGGTTGCGGGCTGA
- a CDS encoding asparaginase: MAPMTTTHFSNSPAALPRIAVLATGGTIAGSAADAAQTSGYQAGVVGVDRLLAAVPALAQIARIEAEQVASIDSKDLDLALWTTLAERIAALAAREDIDGIVVTHGTDTLEETAYALHLTVKTDKPVVMTAAMRPSSALSADGPLNLLGAVTVAGSRAARGQGVLVAFNNRIHSARDVVKTSTYAVDAFHSPEIGALGWVQDGRVEFQRAAVRPHTSATPFVVAATWPLVDVVASYAGASRIAVDALAAAGARGIVVAGTGNGSIHASMQAALGEARARGVAVVRASRVGSGHVMRNGAAPDDALGFVSAGTLNPYKARVLLMLALVAGEHEPAALQQVFDTY, from the coding sequence ATGGCGCCCATGACCACGACTCATTTTTCCAATTCCCCCGCGGCGCTGCCGCGTATTGCCGTGCTCGCGACCGGCGGCACGATCGCCGGCTCCGCCGCCGATGCCGCCCAGACGTCCGGCTATCAAGCCGGCGTCGTCGGCGTCGATCGGTTGCTGGCGGCCGTGCCGGCACTCGCGCAGATTGCCCGCATCGAAGCCGAACAAGTCGCGAGCATCGACAGCAAGGATCTCGACCTCGCGCTGTGGACGACGCTTGCCGAGCGCATTGCGGCGTTGGCCGCACGCGAGGACATCGACGGCATCGTCGTCACGCATGGCACCGACACGCTCGAGGAAACGGCGTATGCGCTGCATCTGACGGTCAAGACCGACAAGCCGGTCGTGATGACCGCGGCGATGCGGCCGTCGTCGGCGCTTTCGGCCGACGGGCCGCTGAATCTGCTCGGCGCGGTCACTGTCGCCGGCTCGCGCGCCGCGCGCGGACAAGGTGTGCTCGTCGCATTCAACAATCGAATCCATAGCGCGCGCGACGTCGTCAAGACGAGCACCTATGCCGTGGATGCGTTCCACTCGCCGGAGATCGGTGCGCTCGGCTGGGTGCAAGACGGCCGCGTCGAGTTCCAACGCGCCGCCGTGCGGCCGCACACGAGCGCGACGCCGTTCGTCGTCGCCGCTACTTGGCCGCTCGTCGACGTCGTCGCGAGCTACGCGGGCGCGTCGCGCATCGCCGTCGATGCGCTCGCCGCCGCGGGCGCGCGCGGTATCGTCGTGGCCGGCACCGGCAACGGTTCTATCCACGCGTCCATGCAGGCGGCGCTCGGAGAAGCGCGCGCCCGCGGCGTTGCCGTCGTGCGGGCTTCGCGCGTAGGCTCGGGTCACGTGATGCGCAACGGGGCCGCGCCCGACGATGCGCTCGGCTTCGTCAGCGCCGGCACGCTCAATCCCTATAAGGCGCGGGTGCTCCTGATGCTCGCGCTGGTCGCAGGCGAGCACGAACCGGCCGCGCTGCAGCAGGTTTTCGATACGTATTGA